In Daphnia magna isolate NIES linkage group LG7, ASM2063170v1.1, whole genome shotgun sequence, a single genomic region encodes these proteins:
- the LOC116935647 gene encoding peroxidase, with protein MWVSRVLLMGVAFAVASGYSNPPLPPQYVVHERPNYSEVPRPTYDVPKVPEPVYYCPNFAGLESHCRPSKDCAVWHNEVFSYPNTACKLSDGNPGTCCPDLPCNYKGTPFKEPPLCEGKIELDDHVECLDVFSVNAASDVGEFELRLQKETAKRLKEKGIVVQAASPRATHARFSNPSEQARNVTTEAFVSVNTAVVLVKRFKIKTDQVGCALHRFKLSETNLDSKCNTVSQAHCSCSEDKLNSPFRMIDGSCNNERRFVWGRSVTQYHRILASDYDDGVWSPRKATNGNTLPSARLVSVALMHDVDQPSESTTIWFMQYGQFLDHDLVSTPEMSNEDGTPIVCCSEDGKQLDEEDRSHGKCLPIEVPKNDPFFSKFGRTCIPLVRASLACRTDGKLGHAAQLNDNTHFLDLSLVYGSDDKKAGELRTREKGELKVTARHGGPEFDLLPPVDGASPLNAPCTLPKEVSGIDPPSDVKCFKAGDGRSDVTPNMATSQIIFLREHNRLARALAQLNPSWDDERLYQETRRVLIAQAQHITYNEWLPILLGRSKMAELGLLPLQSGFSRDYDEHLNPSILNEFVGAAFRFGHSMVQGKALLVNEQRVVEKSLLLRQHFFKPQEHYIPGNLDKFLIGLATQPSQKVDPYFTIELTEHLFEEAGKGFGLDLVALNIQRGRDLGLRSYNAYRELCGVGRAKDFDGLRDLFAPAIIQRFKEVYNSVDDIDLFVGGVSEAKAEGSYVGPTFQCILADQFLKLKRGDRHFYDLGGQTGSFTEEQLNEIRKTSLARIVCDNSQVNDIQPMVFKMPSAMNPIVSCQSSSIPRMDLRPWQEAYKPKKYGHPW; from the exons ATGTGGGTTAGCAGAGTGCTATTGATGGGCGTAGCGTTCGCCGTTGCCAGCGGTTACTCAAATCCTCCCTTGCCTCCTCAGTATGTCGTCCATGAGAGGCCAAATTACAGCGAAGTTCCAAGACCAACTTACGATGTTCCTAAAGTTCCGGAACCAGTCTACTACTGTCCAAATTTTGCCGGATTAGAGTCCCATTGCCGACCTAGTAAGGATTGCGCCGTGTGGCACAACGAAGTTTTCTCCTATCCGAACACAGCTTGCAAATTGAGCGATGGAAATCCAGGAACCTGCTGTCCTGATCTTCCTTGCAACT ACAAGGGAACGCCGTTCAAGGAGCCCCCTCTCTGTGAGGGCAAAATTGAGTTGGACGACCATGTTGAATGTCTCGACGTATTTTCGGTGAACGCAGCCTCTGATGTTGGTGAATTCGAGCTGAGATTGCAAAAAGAAACAGCTAAACGTCTCAAAGAAAAGGGCATCGTAGTTCAAGCCGCTTCACCCCGTGCTACGCATGCCCGTTTCTCCAACCCATCAGAGCAGGCCCGCAACGTAACCACCGAAGCATTTGTCAGTGTCAATACTGCAGTCGTGCTCGTTAAAAG attcaaaatcaaaaccGATCAGGTTGGCTGCGCTTTGCACAGATTCAAGCTGTCAGAAACCAATCTAGATAGCAAATGTAACACCGTAAGCCAGGCTCATTGTAGTTGTAGTGAGGACAAATTGAATTCCCCCTTCCGAATGATAGACGGTTCGTGTAATAACGAAAGACGCTTCGTTTGGGGTCGTTCAGTTACTCAGTACCATCGTATACTCGCTTCTGATTATGATGATG GTGTTTGGTCTCCCCGAAAGGCCACTAATGGTAACACACTTCCCAG CGCCCGTCTCGTATCTGTTGCTTTGATGCATGATGTTGACCAGCCTAGCGAGTCGACCACAATCTGGTTCATGCAGTATGGGCAATTTCTAGACCA CGATTTGGTGTCAActccagaaatgtcga atgAAGACGGAACACCAATTGTCTGTTGCAGTGAAGACGGGAAACAACTTGACGAAGAGGATCGCAGTCACGGCAAGTGCCTTCCCATTGAGGTCCCAAAGAACGATCCATTTTTCTCCAAATTCGGCCGAACTTGCATCCCGCTCGTCCGAGCCAGTCTAGCG TGCAGAACCGATGGCAAACTGGGTCATGCAGCTCAG CTCAACGACAACACCCATTTCTTGGATTTATCACTCGTTTATGGCTCCGATGATAAAAAAGCAGGTGAGCTGCGGACACGCGAGAAGGGTGAATTGAAGGTCACTGCGAGACACGGCGGTCCAGAGTTCGATTTGCTCCCACCAGTCGACGGTGCTAGTCCTCTGAATGCACCTTGCACCTTGCCCAAGGAAGTGTCTGGTATTGATCCACCCTCAGATGTCAAATGCTTCAAAGCCG GCGATGGCCGTTCCGATGTGACGCCCAATATGGCTACCTCACAAATTATCTTCTTGCGGGAACACAATAGGCTTGCCAGAGCATTGGCACAGTTGAATCCATCGTGGGATGATGAGCGCCTCTACCAGGAAACCCGCCGCGTTTTGATTGCCCAAGCTCAGCACATCACCTACAACGAATGGCTACCTATTCTTCTCGGCCGCTCAAAAATGGCTGAACTTGGCTTGTTGCCATTGCAGAGTGGTTTCAGTAGAGACTACGACGAACACCTCAATCCCAGCATTCTGAATGAATTTGTTGGAGCTGCTTTCCGTTTCGGTCACTCTATGGTGCAAGGAAAAGCTCT ATTGGTCAATGAACAAAGGGTTGTGGAGAAATCCCTTCTGTTACGTCAGCACTTTTTCAAACCGCAGGAGCACTACATCCCTGGCAATCTCGATAAATTCCTCATCGGTCTGGCTACTCAACCAAGCCAGAAAGTTGATCCCTATTTTACGATAGAG CTTACCGAGCACTTGTTCGAAGAAGCAGGCAAGGGTTTTGGTTTAGATTTGGTGGCTCTCAACATTCAGCGTGGACGCGATTTAG GACTTCGTAGCTACAATGCTTACCGAGAACTCTGCGGTGTTGGACGTGCAAAGGATTTCGATGGCCTTCGCGATTTATTCGCTCCTGCG ATTATCCAACGTTTCAAAGAGGTGTACAACTCTGTGGACGATATTGACCTGTTTGTTGGAGGCGTTAGCGAGGCAAAAGCAGAAGGCTCTTACGTTGGCCCTACCTTCCAATGTATTTTGGCCGACCAGTTCTTGAAACTTAAACGCGGAGATCGTCACTTCTACGATCTGGGCGGACAAACCGGCTCATTCACCGAAG AACAATTGAACGAAATCCGTAAAACAAGTTTGGCCCGAATCGTTTGCGACAACAGCCAGGTTAATGACATTCAACCAATGGTTTTCAAAATGCCATCTGCAAT GAATCCTATCGTGAGTTGCCAATCTTCCTCTATTCCTCGTATGGACCTTCGCCCATGGCAAGAGGCTTATAAACCAAAGAAATACGGGCATCCCTGGTAG
- the LOC116935642 gene encoding coiled-coil-helix-coiled-coil-helix domain-containing protein 10, mitochondrial, which produces MPRQGRSRAPARASPPPTRAAAPAPRAAPPPSVPAHAPQSHAPAPMQQMPQQPSMFAQMAATAGGVAVGSAIGHVAGHALTGMFSGGSSSEAAAAQPAQQQAAAPQYGAAQPQEPTGPCAWEIKQFLACSQNQSDLTLCEGFNEALRQCRQSQSTYM; this is translated from the exons ATGCCACGTCAAGGAAGATCACGTGCCCCTGCCAGGGCATCACCTCCACCAACTCGTGCTGCTGCTCCTGCTCCTAG GGCTGCACCTCCTCCAAGTGTCCCAGCTCATGCTCCACAATCCCATGCCCCAGCTCCTATGCAGCAAATGCCACAGCAGCCATCAATGTTTGCCCAGATGGCAGCCACAGCTGGAGGAGTTGCTGTTGGTTCTGCCATTGGACATGTAGCAGGCCATGCACTCACTGGCATGTTCAGTGGAGGGTCATCTTCTGAAGCAGCTGCTGCACAGCCCGCTCAGCAACAAGCTGCTGCACCTCAGTATGGAGCTGCTCAGCCACAAGAGCCAACTGGCCCTTGTGCTTGGGAAATCAAGCAGTTTCTTGCATGCTCCCAAAATCAGAGTGATTTGACTCTGTGTGAAGGATTCAATGAGGCTTTGAGACAGTGCAGACAGAGCCAAA GCACCTAcatgtaa
- the LOC116935640 gene encoding uncharacterized protein LOC116935640 isoform X2 produces the protein MAVAFTQLQFLNSLPKNPITEITAHETGACADAPIVHSVKIFDVIGSLKLDNKTIIRRLSVDPCVNNLSDWKENATIHFDRFLRNKQFYLSYTDVEGNPSTIDSDEKLAAILRLHQHKLSAFQDKIAVMTRTWPPVIVSVAEKRSQWVWPISAFTVITSTFAMTVKQQMKSTAFIS, from the exons ATGGCTGTGGCTTTTACCCAACTCCAATTCCTGAATTCCCTGCCAAAAAATCCAATTACTGAAATCACAGCTCACGAAACAGGGGCTTGTGCTGATGCACCGATTGTTCATtctgttaaaatttttgatgTGATAGGATCTTTGAAATTAGATAACAAAACAATTATTCGTCGTCTATCAGTTGATCCATGTGTTAATAACTTGTCAGATTGGAAGGAAAATGCAACTATTCATTTTGATCGATTCCTTCGCAACAAACAATTCTACCTTTCCTATACAG ATGTCGAAGGAAACCCATCGACTATAGACTCGGACGAAAAACTCGCAGCAATATTAAGATTACAtcaacacaaactttctgcctTTCAAG ACAAGATTGCGGTAATGACAAGGACCTGGCCACCTGTGATTGTGTCGGTTGCGGAAAAACGGTCACAATGGGTTTGGCCTATAAGTGCCTTCACTGTAATAACATCTACATTTGCGATGACTGTAAAACAACAGATGAAAAGCACAGCCTTCATCTCTTGA
- the LOC116935637 gene encoding vacuole membrane protein 1 isoform X1, producing the protein MTKSTSKSRNGQTKTLVSNAPTSTKKKNDRKGKGDDTSNERSPNNTSNGKVKYRTVSPVQTGGGSEVQKGVKKNMKTGERNGLISLSPELMQLKKMREEERQEREGIVLWKRPFTTLQYFTVELCLTIQEYAQKLWAYKLSVLFTISLMVLSVIAYHIPGPHQELIISVEKQVIWCLYWLGLGVLSSVGLGTGLHTFLLYLGPHIAAVTLAAYECGTLDFPSPPYPDSIICPENETLSQLPVTLWSIMAKVRLEAMMWGAGTALGELPPYFMARAARLSTLGNKGKRGRRRSSIELNDDIEKLIEFETLQLKQQHPEQMTLLDRLKSGVERLVERVGFFGILACASIPNPLFDLAGITCGHFLVPFWTFFGATLIGKAIIKTHLQQLTVIVAFNENLVNKLLTSLANVPVIGSRLKEPIEQLFRSQKAKLHAKEGTIPSEGGSLLASLFEKLVMVMVIYFVISIVNSLAQSYHHRLQTRKQSVTAATPRQANKNRSKSQTIIAKQA; encoded by the exons atgacgaaatcaaccTCGAAGTCGCGTAATGGACAGACGAAAACACTCGTCTCGAATGCTCCAACTTctaccaagaaaaaaaacgatagAAAGGGCAAAGGTGACGATACGAGCAACGAAAGATCGCCGAATAACACTTCAAACGGAAAAGTCAAATACAGAACTGTGTCTCCAGTCCAGACTGGAGGAGGGAGCGAG GTTCAAAAGGGAGTtaagaaaaatatgaaaaccgGTGAAAGGAATGGCCTGATCTCCCTCAGTCCGGAATTaatgcaattaaaaaaaatgagggaaGAAGAACGCCAAGAGAGAGAAGGAATCGTGCTATGGAAGAGACCATTCACAACCCTGCAATATTTTACTGTTGAACTATGCTTGACTATTCAAGAATATGCCCAAAA gttatgggcttACAAGTTGTCAGTATTGTTTACCATCAGCTTAATGGTGCTGAGTGTTATAGCATATCACATCCCAGGACCTCATCAGGAACTTATAATCTCTGTAGAAAAACAAGTCATATGGTGCCTTTATTGGCTGGGACTTGGTGTTCTTAGTTCTGTAGGCCTTGGCACAGGGTTACACACATTCTTACTTTATTTGGGACCGCATATTGCGGCTGTTACGCTTGCCGCTTACGAATGTGGTACCTTAGATTTTCCATCTCCACCCTATCCGGACAG CATTATCTGTCCGGAAAATGAGACATTATCTCAGCTGCCAGTGACGCTTTGGTCTATAATGGCAAAAGTGCGGCTGGAAGCAATGATGTGGGGAGCTGGAACAGCCCTAGGTGAGCTACCACCTTACTTTATGGCTAGAGCCGCACGATTGTCAACATTAGGCAACAAAGGAAAACGGGGACGGAGGCGATCTAGTATCGAGCTTAATGACGACATCGAAAAATTAATTGAATTCGAAACCCTGCAACTTAAACAACAGCACCCTGAACAGATG actTTACTTGATCGCCTAAAATCAGGCGTTGAGCGTCTGGTAGAACGTGTTGGATTCTTTGGCATCTTGGCCTGCGCATCG ATTCCCAATCCTCTCTTCGATTTAGCAGGGATTACATGCGGCCATTTCCTAGTGCCATTCTGGACTTTCTTTGGAGCTACATTAATAGGAAAAGCTATTATTAAAACGCATTTGCAACAGTTAACAGTGATCGTGGCGTTTAATGAGAACTTGGTGAACAAACTGCTGACATCTTTGGCAAAT GTTCCAGTAATAGGATCACGGTTAAAGGAGCCTATAGAGCAATTGTTTAGAAGCCAGAAAGCCAAATTGCATGCTAAGGAGGGTACGATACCGTCCGAAGGAGGCAGCCTGTTAGCTTCTCTTTTCGAAAAGCTCGTGATGGTCATGGTGATATATTTCGTCATTTCAATCGTCAATTCACTGGCGCAAAGCTATCATCACCGGTTACAAACACGTAAGCAGAGTGTAACTGCGGCTACTCCACGCCAAGCTAACAAGAATCGCAGCAAAAGCCAGACAATCATCGCAAAACAAGCTTGA
- the LOC116935638 gene encoding septin-2 — MDREYIGFASLPDQIHRKTIKKGFEFTLMVAGESGLGKSTLVNTLFLADLYQDRVIPPVEERLTKTTGIQVRTADIEEMGIKLRLTIVDTPGFGDALNSEETCQALSDYIDVQFKKYFQDESGLHRKSIVDNRVHCCLYFIPPYGHGLRMLDVAAMRKLHKKVNLVPVIAKSDSLTTTELSRFKSQVLQELKQHDIQIYQFPECDPDEDEAFKKQDKELKDSVPFAVSGSCQILEVNGRRFRGRIYPWGVVEVESPLHSDLQKLRSMLIETHLADLRDQTHEIHYEAFRSACITRLTHNLVTQPPHRERSKLKRDSMLIELPEDENAADLILQQKEEEIRKMQDMLTKMQHQLQVQQRSRSLGEAQLKHEFSLLNIDKSQEVRL, encoded by the exons ATGGATCGCGAGTACATTGGATTCGCAAGTTTGCCGGATCAAATTCACCGGAAGACCATCAAAAAGGGTTTTGAATTCACGCTGATGGTAGCTGGAGAATCCGGCTTAGGCAAGTCGACGCTCGTCAACACGCTCTTCTTGGCAGATCTCTATCAAGACCGTGTCATTCCTCCCGTTGAGg AACGGCTGACAAAGACGACTGGCATTCAAGTGCGGACGGCTGACATTGAGGAAATGGGAATTAAATTGAGGCTCACAATTGTCGACACTCCTG GTTTCGGCGATGCATTAAATAGTGAAGAGACTTGCCAAGCGCTTTCCGATTACATTGACGTCCAATTCAAAAAATACTTTCAAGACGAAAGTGGACTCCACCGCAAATCAATCGTCGACAATCGTGTTCATTGTTGTCTTTATTTTATTCCTCCCTACGGTCACGG ATTACGAATGTTGGATGTAGCTGCCATGAGAAAGCTTCACAAGAAAGTCAACCTCGTACCTGTGATAGCCAAGAGCGACAGTCTGACTACCACAGAACTAAGTCGCTTCAAATCACAGGTTCTTCAGGAATTAAAACAACACGACATTCAG ATTTACCAGTTTCCTGAATGTGATCCCGATGAAGATGAAGCTTTTAAAAAGCAAGACAAGGAATTAAAGGATTCGGTGCCCTTTGCCGTATCGGGCTCGTGTCAAATTCTCGAGGTCAACGGTCGCAGGTTTCGTGGCAGGATTTACCCATGGGGCGTCGTTGAAG TGGAGAGCCCACTACATAGCGACCTACAAAAACTGCGGTCAATGCTGATAGAGACCCATCTAGC CGATCTCCGCGATCAGACTCACGAAATCCATTACGAGGCGTTCCGGTCGGCATGCATAACCAGACTTACCCACAACCTGGTCACCCAACCACCCCACAGAGAGCGAAG TAAACTCAAACGTGATTCTATGCTGATTGAATTACCGGAAGACGAGAATGCGGCGGATTTGATACTCCAACAGAAAGAGGAGGAAATCCGAAAAATGCAGGATATGTTGACCAAAATGCAACATCAGTTGCAAGTTCAGCAACGATCCAGATCACTAGGAGAAGCTCAGTTAAAGCACGAATTTAGTCTGTTAAACATTGACAAATCCCAGGAAGTTCGTTTATAA
- the LOC116935281 gene encoding annexin A4, protein MRFLIILFVVSFGIVFGQDIPTLLPVEPFDPNSDAARLDDAMSGLGTDEDKIISVLCYRTASQRDVITTTYNNQYGSLASDLESEVTGNFKILSVMLTHSMIKFLSIELHETMDAPGTDEPSLTEVMISRSNQELADIQTFFNSYYGHTLVSEIESDTSGPYRRLLIQMAEGRRDETNLVDMAAVQKDVDDLYEGGPAMEGTNEAVYVDIFSLRNYVHLDQVAILYESTYKIPLSTVVTTEFADDMANALVSILQYSSDKAVYFSSRFFTSIAGAGTADRDLMRLTVSRCEIDLGNIKNAYQTVYGEALSSAVSSDTSGSYRTALLALIE, encoded by the exons ATGAGATTCTTAAtcattttatttgttgtatcttttggaatcgtctTTGGACAA GACATACCGACTTTGCTTCCAGTTGAGCCATTTGATCCGAATAGTGATGCCGCTCGACTAGACGATGCAATGAGTGGTTTGGGAACTGATGAAGACAAAATTATTAGTGTCCTTTGCTATCGAACCGCATCGCAAAGGGACGTGATCACGACTACTTACAACAACCAATATGGC AGTTTGGCCAGTGATCTGGAATCCGAAGTAACTGGTAACTTCAAAATACTGTCTGTTATGCTTACTCACAGTATGATCAAGTTCCTAAGCATTGAACTCCACGAAACAATGGATGCACCTGGGACAGACGAACCGTCGCTGACCGAAGTAATGATAAGTAGGTCCAACCAAGAACTAGCGGACATTCAGACGTTCTTCAACAGCT ATTATGGACATACCCTAGTGTCTGAAATCGAATCGGATACGTCTGGCCCTTACCGCCGACTTTTGATACAGATGGCAGAG GGACGCAGGGATGAAACTAATCTTGTCGATATGGCTGCAGTTCAGAAAGATGTCGACGATTTGTACGAAGGAG GTCCCGCCATGGAAGGAACCAACGAGGCTGTTTACGTAGACATTTTTTCGTTGCGCAATTATGTTCACCTGGACCAAGTTGCCATCCTTTACGAGTCCACTTACAAGATCCCGCTCAGCACCGTTGTCACCACTGAATTTGCGGACGATATGGCAAATGCGCTCGTATCCATCT tGCAATATAGTAGCGATAAAGCCGTCTACTTCTCGTCGCGCTTCTTCACCTCTATTGCTGGCGCTGGTACAGCAGATCGTGATCTGATGCGTTTAACAGTCAGTCGTTGCGAGATTGACCTCGGCAATATCAAGAATGCATATCAAACAGTATACGGAGAAGCACTCAGCAGCGCAGTTTCG AGTGACACTTCTGGATCTTACCGTACAGCGTTACTTGCACTGattgaataa
- the LOC116935640 gene encoding uncharacterized protein LOC116935640 isoform X1, whose amino-acid sequence MAVAFTQLQFLNSLPKNPITEITAHETGACADAPIVHSVKIFDVIGSLKLDNKTIIRRLSVDPCVNNLSDWKENATIHFDRFLRNKQFYLSYTDVEGNPSTIDSDEKLAAILRLHQHKLSAFQGNSLPALELKLETTDESFIAASVELFETSIRQDCGNDKDLATCDCVGCGKTVTMGLAYKCLHCNNIYICDDCKTTDEKHSLHLLIPCLILILGSEYNCNRQADVPVQLIEETNGNSK is encoded by the exons ATGGCTGTGGCTTTTACCCAACTCCAATTCCTGAATTCCCTGCCAAAAAATCCAATTACTGAAATCACAGCTCACGAAACAGGGGCTTGTGCTGATGCACCGATTGTTCATtctgttaaaatttttgatgTGATAGGATCTTTGAAATTAGATAACAAAACAATTATTCGTCGTCTATCAGTTGATCCATGTGTTAATAACTTGTCAGATTGGAAGGAAAATGCAACTATTCATTTTGATCGATTCCTTCGCAACAAACAATTCTACCTTTCCTATACAG ATGTCGAAGGAAACCCATCGACTATAGACTCGGACGAAAAACTCGCAGCAATATTAAGATTACAtcaacacaaactttctgcctTTCAAGGTAATTCCTTGCCTGCTTTAGAACTGAAACTAGAGACTACAGACGAGTCCTTTATTGCTGCCTCCGTCGAACTGTTTGAAACATCTATCAGACAAGATTGCGGTAATGACAAGGACCTGGCCACCTGTGATTGTGTCGGTTGCGGAAAAACGGTCACAATGGGTTTGGCCTATAAGTGCCTTCACTGTAATAACATCTACATTTGCGATGACTGTAAAACAACAGATGAAAAGCACAGCCTTCATCTCTTGATTCCATGCCTTATTTTAATACTCGGTTCCGAATATAACTGCAATAGACAAGCTGATGTACCCGTCCAGCTTATAGAAGAGACTAATGGCAATAGCAAATAG
- the LOC116935637 gene encoding vacuole membrane protein 1 isoform X2 codes for MKTGERNGLISLSPELMQLKKMREEERQEREGIVLWKRPFTTLQYFTVELCLTIQEYAQKLWAYKLSVLFTISLMVLSVIAYHIPGPHQELIISVEKQVIWCLYWLGLGVLSSVGLGTGLHTFLLYLGPHIAAVTLAAYECGTLDFPSPPYPDSIICPENETLSQLPVTLWSIMAKVRLEAMMWGAGTALGELPPYFMARAARLSTLGNKGKRGRRRSSIELNDDIEKLIEFETLQLKQQHPEQMTLLDRLKSGVERLVERVGFFGILACASIPNPLFDLAGITCGHFLVPFWTFFGATLIGKAIIKTHLQQLTVIVAFNENLVNKLLTSLANVPVIGSRLKEPIEQLFRSQKAKLHAKEGTIPSEGGSLLASLFEKLVMVMVIYFVISIVNSLAQSYHHRLQTRKQSVTAATPRQANKNRSKSQTIIAKQA; via the exons atgaaaaccgGTGAAAGGAATGGCCTGATCTCCCTCAGTCCGGAATTaatgcaattaaaaaaaatgagggaaGAAGAACGCCAAGAGAGAGAAGGAATCGTGCTATGGAAGAGACCATTCACAACCCTGCAATATTTTACTGTTGAACTATGCTTGACTATTCAAGAATATGCCCAAAA gttatgggcttACAAGTTGTCAGTATTGTTTACCATCAGCTTAATGGTGCTGAGTGTTATAGCATATCACATCCCAGGACCTCATCAGGAACTTATAATCTCTGTAGAAAAACAAGTCATATGGTGCCTTTATTGGCTGGGACTTGGTGTTCTTAGTTCTGTAGGCCTTGGCACAGGGTTACACACATTCTTACTTTATTTGGGACCGCATATTGCGGCTGTTACGCTTGCCGCTTACGAATGTGGTACCTTAGATTTTCCATCTCCACCCTATCCGGACAG CATTATCTGTCCGGAAAATGAGACATTATCTCAGCTGCCAGTGACGCTTTGGTCTATAATGGCAAAAGTGCGGCTGGAAGCAATGATGTGGGGAGCTGGAACAGCCCTAGGTGAGCTACCACCTTACTTTATGGCTAGAGCCGCACGATTGTCAACATTAGGCAACAAAGGAAAACGGGGACGGAGGCGATCTAGTATCGAGCTTAATGACGACATCGAAAAATTAATTGAATTCGAAACCCTGCAACTTAAACAACAGCACCCTGAACAGATG actTTACTTGATCGCCTAAAATCAGGCGTTGAGCGTCTGGTAGAACGTGTTGGATTCTTTGGCATCTTGGCCTGCGCATCG ATTCCCAATCCTCTCTTCGATTTAGCAGGGATTACATGCGGCCATTTCCTAGTGCCATTCTGGACTTTCTTTGGAGCTACATTAATAGGAAAAGCTATTATTAAAACGCATTTGCAACAGTTAACAGTGATCGTGGCGTTTAATGAGAACTTGGTGAACAAACTGCTGACATCTTTGGCAAAT GTTCCAGTAATAGGATCACGGTTAAAGGAGCCTATAGAGCAATTGTTTAGAAGCCAGAAAGCCAAATTGCATGCTAAGGAGGGTACGATACCGTCCGAAGGAGGCAGCCTGTTAGCTTCTCTTTTCGAAAAGCTCGTGATGGTCATGGTGATATATTTCGTCATTTCAATCGTCAATTCACTGGCGCAAAGCTATCATCACCGGTTACAAACACGTAAGCAGAGTGTAACTGCGGCTACTCCACGCCAAGCTAACAAGAATCGCAGCAAAAGCCAGACAATCATCGCAAAACAAGCTTGA